The genomic DNA GAAACAAAAAATAAAAAATGTTATGCATTAATTGGAAATGACTTTTACAGTCTTATTCAAGTTAAGGATGAACATTTACATGGAAATATGAAACATTATCTAATAAGAAATTTGAAACTACTAAAATACCAAAAATTAATTATACTTGGAAAGCAACTAGCTGATATTTTTTTGATAGAAAAAGAAAAAATACAAGATATATTTATTAGATAAATCTTGTATTTCAGAACATAATCACTTATTATCTACATCTTTTTTATTTATTTCATTAATTATAAATTTCACTTATATTAAAAAATCTTTGCTTTTTCATTGTCCATCTCTTTAAGAATATTTTTTCGCTCACAATTTTTTATTAAATTTATTTTTATTTTTATTCTCATAAATCCGTTAATTTTACATCATCACTCATAGGTCTATTTTGATCTTCCTTTTTGACTTTTATAAAAATAGGAATTTGCATTGATTTTCCAGTAATAACAGCCTCACCTTGTCCTAAAATTGGAATCATTTTATAGGCATTTTTATCTAGTGTTGGCATCGTATTTTCTAATGACATTAAATCTTTTTCATTAACTAATCTATGAATAAAATAATTATGAACCTGAGATAAAATTGTAGGTGAAATATCATAAGGTCTTTGACTTGATAATGTCAAATAAAAACCAAATTTTCTTCCTTCTTTAATTATTTCTTCAAAAACTGAAAGACGATAATCTTGTCATTCATCATTTTTAGTTTTATTAACTGAACTTAAAATATTATGTGCCTCATCAATTATCAAATGCTTTGTTATATTAACTTTTTTGCCAGCCACTTCATTTTTTTGTTCATCATAAATCATTTTTGATAAAAGCATAGGAATTAACTTTTTTACTTCTTGATTTGTATCTACTAGAGAAATAATATTAAATGTTTTGTAAAAAGTTGATATATCATCAACTATTTCCACTACTTTCTCTAAACTTTCAAGTGATGAATTGATTCTATTAAATAAGGGATTTATATGTTCTAAATTAGTAGACTTTCAAGCAGATTTATATATTTTTTGAAAGCTTAAATAAAATTTTAATTTTTCTATAGGAGTTGCTTTATCTAAATAGCATTTCAATTTTTCACTAATTTCATTCAATTTTAGATAATTTTCATGATTTTGATCTAATTCTGTTTTATTGTTTATATATGATGGTTTTGTTTCTTCTCCATAATAGTAACCTTTAGAATAGGAGTTATATTTCAGTTTCTCTAAATTAGATAAAATTTCTAAATATTCATAATCTATGTAATTTTTACAAACTTCAATTCAAGATTCCTTTGCATCTGAAACTGCATCATCTCCTGTTACTAAAATTTTTTTTATTATACCTACAACAAGTTTAGAACATTTAGTGGGGTCACTCAACTCTTTTTTATTTCAAGTTGAAATTGCATTTTTCAGAAATGGCATTTGAGTTGCTGGTGTTGCTCCAAATAGAATAGATAAAATTTCAGAATCAAATAGATAATCCTTTTTTATATAAATTTTCTTTGCTTTTTTTAATTTTGTAGATAAGTTAAAAACTATTTTATTTTTATTTTTAATTCCAAATAAATTATTTGAGATATACTCTCCATTAAAATCAATTAAAAAAAACTTTGATTTTCTAGAAATATACTTTGGATAATATTTTGATTTAAATAATTCTAAATATAATTTATGAAGTGTATTTGATTTACCACTTCCTGTATTACCAAAAATACCTATATGTGAGGCAAAAAAACTGTTAATTGCAATATTTATAGGTTTACCTTCAATAATTGATTCTCCTATACAAATTGTAGATTCACCTTTTTCAATTTCATAAATAATATCAATTTCATCTTGAGTTGTGATTGTTATCTCATTCCCGATCATTGGAACATACTTACTTGTTACATGAAATTT from Spiroplasma endosymbiont of Cantharis nigra includes the following:
- a CDS encoding ATP-binding protein codes for the protein MINNKKVGVIISVNGDISKIGVYNFSNDVKYIWNGEILNGPRVGSFLTVNQNNIKIITTISSEEIIDDYNTLKNKEFDNRFRNNSINRIIYLKTKGVIENGKFHVTSKYVPMIGNEITITTQDEIDIIYEIEKGESTICIGESIIEGKPINIAINSFFASHIGIFGNTGSGKSNTLHKLYLELFKSKYYPKYISRKSKFFLIDFNGEYISNNLFGIKNKNKIVFNLSTKLKKAKKIYIKKDYLFDSEILSILFGATPATQMPFLKNAISTWNKKELSDPTKCSKLVVGIIKKILVTGDDAVSDAKESWIEVCKNYIDYEYLEILSNLEKLKYNSYSKGYYYGEETKPSYINNKTELDQNHENYLKLNEISEKLKCYLDKATPIEKLKFYLSFQKIYKSAWKSTNLEHINPLFNRINSSLESLEKVVEIVDDISTFYKTFNIISLVDTNQEVKKLIPMLLSKMIYDEQKNEVAGKKVNITKHLIIDEAHNILSSVNKTKNDEWQDYRLSVFEEIIKEGRKFGFYLTLSSQRPYDISPTILSQVHNYFIHRLVNEKDLMSLENTMPTLDKNAYKMIPILGQGEAVITGKSMQIPIFIKVKKEDQNRPMSDDVKLTDLWE